In Candidatus Defluviibacterium haderslevense, the following are encoded in one genomic region:
- a CDS encoding glycosyltransferase family 4 protein gives MNIYYEAKRIYNNRTGLGNYSRWLVSNYSNCYPEDKLILLRPKGNGKKSEVPFSDAEYQIQSYSNFLRYQRSFNLYKLVSEHSVFHGLSNELPILNTSKSIRKIVTIHDVIFKVRPDDYAMMDRMIYDFKTKKAIKNAHHIVAISQKTKEDLMVYYGCDPDHIGVIYQNCDLLFYERCTIEFRSAIQLKYGLPVDYWISVGSFNARKNQLNLVLAMNQIPEHQRTPILFVGEGNTKNKIIKYIQEYKLEKWFQFVKVESNLELAALYQGAVGLIYPSLYEGFGIPAIEALASGIPVIGHKGSAVEEAGGLAGVFIDMVDAEELAYTLIQLPSDSNRLEQLKSNAKIQLAKFENKHLMGLQHDVYKKLNS, from the coding sequence TTGAACATATATTACGAAGCCAAAAGAATATATAATAACAGAACGGGTCTTGGCAATTATAGTCGATGGTTGGTTTCAAATTATAGTAATTGTTATCCTGAAGATAAGTTAATTTTGTTGCGCCCAAAGGGTAATGGGAAGAAGTCTGAAGTTCCTTTTTCGGATGCTGAATATCAGATCCAATCTTACTCAAATTTTCTAAGGTATCAACGGAGTTTCAATTTATATAAACTTGTTTCGGAACACAGTGTTTTTCATGGCTTAAGCAATGAATTGCCCATATTGAATACTTCCAAATCAATTCGTAAAATTGTTACCATTCACGATGTTATTTTTAAAGTAAGACCTGACGATTATGCAATGATGGATCGAATGATTTATGATTTCAAAACAAAAAAGGCGATTAAAAATGCCCATCATATTGTGGCTATTAGTCAAAAGACAAAAGAAGATTTAATGGTGTATTACGGATGTGATCCAGACCATATCGGTGTTATATACCAAAATTGTGATCTCTTATTTTATGAAAGATGTACGATTGAATTCAGGTCTGCTATTCAATTGAAATATGGATTGCCGGTTGATTATTGGATTAGTGTTGGTAGTTTTAATGCAAGGAAAAATCAACTTAATTTAGTTTTGGCAATGAATCAAATTCCTGAGCATCAGCGAACACCTATATTATTTGTTGGTGAAGGAAATACTAAGAATAAGATCATAAAGTATATTCAAGAGTATAAGCTGGAAAAATGGTTTCAATTTGTCAAAGTGGAATCAAACCTGGAATTAGCGGCATTATATCAGGGTGCTGTAGGTTTAATTTATCCCAGTTTGTATGAAGGATTTGGAATACCAGCTATAGAAGCATTGGCGTCTGGTATACCTGTAATTGGGCATAAGGGATCAGCAGTTGAAGAAGCTGGTGGGCTTGCTGGGGTATTTATCGATATGGTGGATGCTGAAGAATTAGCTTATACCTTAATACAATTACCATCTGATTCTAACCGATTGGAACAGTTAAAAAGTAATGCAAAAATTCAATTGGCTAAATTTGAAAATAAACATTTGATGGGTCTACAACATGATGTTTATAAAAAACTAAATTCATGA
- a CDS encoding DUF3667 domain-containing protein, with product MSLIKTFTCPHCGYEDSGKYCSKCGYKLEKKRLTVSNLFAATVDFFYNLEIKKFIFTCKSLTFRPIPFINSFINGERRNCYPPIKFMLLNAGINLFVYNMFKIDKIDLDQEDSALELMDSLPQSDVMFNNIVDNYGQFLTIFMIPLFVLASMVVHKKSSYNAPERATAIMYLFGQFVLVQIFLNLIGGIFNPFLIFRSYISAGLGIFIVVLLNLKFFKENLVNTIWKSIAIILFVFGGMVGLLYVINIILQYYFD from the coding sequence ATGTCATTAATCAAGACTTTTACCTGTCCACATTGTGGATATGAGGATAGTGGTAAATATTGTAGTAAATGTGGTTACAAATTGGAAAAAAAGCGACTTACAGTTTCCAATTTATTTGCTGCTACGGTTGATTTTTTTTATAATTTGGAAATTAAAAAATTTATTTTTACTTGTAAAAGTTTAACCTTCCGACCCATTCCATTTATTAATAGTTTTATTAACGGAGAGCGGCGCAATTGTTATCCCCCTATAAAATTTATGTTATTGAATGCAGGAATCAATTTGTTTGTTTATAATATGTTTAAAATAGACAAAATTGACCTTGATCAAGAAGACAGTGCGCTAGAATTGATGGATAGCCTGCCGCAAAGTGATGTTATGTTCAATAATATTGTGGATAATTATGGTCAGTTTTTAACCATTTTTATGATTCCCCTTTTTGTTCTTGCAAGTATGGTTGTTCATAAAAAATCATCGTATAATGCACCGGAAAGAGCAACAGCCATTATGTATTTATTTGGTCAATTTGTGTTGGTTCAAATTTTCTTAAATCTGATTGGTGGAATATTTAATCCATTTTTAATATTCAGATCTTATATCAGTGCAGGTTTGGGTATATTCATAGTTGTTTTATTGAATCTGAAATTTTTCAAAGAAAATTTAGTGAATACTATTTGGAAGTCTATTGCGATTATTCTATTTGTTTTTGGGGGTATGGTTGGCTTATTATATGTGATCAATATAATACTGCAATATTATTTTGATTAA
- a CDS encoding elongation factor G: MSLDPKQIRNVVLLGHSHSGKTTIIESMLYEAKAISRRGTIDGANTVSDFSDIEQERKGSLFSKLMHVSWKDSKINIIDTPGSDDFVGEILSSMKVADLGIMLLNAAHGVEVGTELIWEYKEKFQLPGMFIINQCDHEKADFDTTLEQAIARFGPKLIPFQYPLNQGKNFNAIIDALRMVMYEFGPDGGKPIKKEIPASELSRAKEMHNRIVEAAAENDDTLMEHFFETGTLEESELADGLRKGIAKQQIFPVFCCSALKNMGTGRIMGFINDVCPSPADRPSAKTLQGELAIDPNGPTTLFIYKTFTEPKVGKVSYFKVYSGKIKSGDELINSANRSHERINQLFVTNGKIRESVNELCAGDIGAVVKLKDSHTNNTLCTKGHEVDIEPIPFPEPRIRAAIHAENKNDLEKLIKAIHDIQEEDPTLILEQSMRLKQNIIHGQGQMHLDILKYRIEKLNGLVMDYIKPKIPYLETITKSSDTSYRHKKQSGGSGQFAEVHMRVEPYFDGMSDPAGLNVRNKEIENLDWGGKFAFYWCIVGGSIDTKFATAIKKGIMHKMIEGPLTGSYCTNIRVSVFDGKMHPVDSNDMAFQIAGTMAFKESFQHAAAQIMEPVYDLEILCLDDVMGDIMSDLQTRRAIIMGMDSDGHYQKIKARVPLSEMHNYSSTLRSLTQGKAKFSMRMNEYSPVSPDIQQKLLHEYQEQNKENEIGH, encoded by the coding sequence ATGAGCCTAGATCCCAAACAAATCAGAAATGTTGTCCTTCTCGGTCATTCTCATAGTGGCAAGACAACCATCATCGAATCCATGCTGTATGAAGCAAAAGCCATCTCAAGGCGCGGGACAATAGATGGTGCCAATACGGTATCAGACTTTAGTGATATAGAGCAAGAACGCAAGGGAAGTCTCTTTAGTAAATTAATGCACGTCAGTTGGAAAGACTCAAAAATCAATATTATAGATACACCCGGGTCCGATGATTTTGTCGGCGAAATCCTCTCTTCCATGAAAGTAGCCGATCTGGGTATTATGTTGTTAAATGCTGCACATGGTGTAGAAGTTGGAACTGAATTAATCTGGGAATACAAAGAAAAGTTTCAATTGCCGGGAATGTTCATCATCAATCAATGCGATCATGAAAAAGCGGACTTTGACACAACCTTGGAACAAGCCATTGCTCGATTTGGACCCAAATTAATCCCCTTCCAATATCCACTCAATCAGGGAAAAAATTTCAATGCCATCATTGATGCTTTAAGAATGGTCATGTATGAATTTGGTCCAGATGGTGGAAAACCCATTAAAAAAGAAATACCAGCATCAGAATTAAGTCGGGCTAAAGAAATGCACAATAGAATTGTGGAAGCCGCTGCTGAAAATGATGATACCTTAATGGAACATTTTTTTGAAACCGGAACATTAGAAGAGTCCGAATTAGCCGATGGCTTGAGAAAAGGAATTGCTAAACAGCAAATCTTTCCTGTGTTCTGCTGTTCAGCTTTAAAAAACATGGGTACGGGTCGAATTATGGGATTCATTAATGATGTATGCCCATCTCCTGCAGACAGACCTTCTGCGAAAACCTTACAAGGTGAGCTTGCCATAGATCCAAATGGACCAACCACACTTTTTATATATAAAACCTTCACAGAACCTAAGGTCGGTAAAGTATCCTATTTTAAGGTTTATTCAGGAAAAATTAAGTCGGGTGATGAATTAATCAATTCAGCCAATAGATCTCATGAAAGAATTAATCAACTTTTCGTTACCAATGGAAAAATAAGAGAATCGGTAAATGAATTGTGCGCTGGAGATATCGGTGCAGTCGTAAAACTTAAGGATAGCCATACCAATAATACTTTATGCACCAAAGGTCATGAAGTAGATATCGAACCTATCCCATTTCCTGAACCAAGAATCAGAGCAGCTATACATGCAGAAAATAAAAACGATCTTGAAAAATTAATAAAAGCCATCCACGATATTCAGGAAGAAGATCCTACACTAATTCTTGAACAATCCATGAGATTAAAACAAAATATTATTCATGGTCAGGGTCAGATGCATCTCGATATCTTAAAATATCGCATCGAAAAACTCAATGGCTTGGTCATGGATTATATTAAACCCAAAATACCTTACCTCGAAACCATTACTAAATCTTCTGATACTTCCTATCGGCATAAAAAACAATCCGGAGGCTCTGGCCAATTTGCAGAAGTCCATATGCGTGTGGAGCCGTATTTTGATGGCATGAGCGATCCGGCAGGCTTAAATGTCCGCAATAAAGAAATCGAAAATTTAGATTGGGGTGGCAAGTTTGCATTCTATTGGTGTATCGTTGGTGGTTCTATAGATACCAAATTCGCTACAGCAATCAAGAAAGGGATCATGCACAAAATGATTGAAGGACCATTAACAGGATCTTATTGTACGAATATAAGGGTTTCTGTGTTCGATGGTAAAATGCATCCCGTAGATAGCAATGATATGGCTTTCCAAATAGCAGGAACTATGGCTTTTAAAGAATCTTTTCAACATGCTGCTGCTCAAATCATGGAGCCCGTATATGATTTAGAAATTCTATGTTTAGATGATGTTATGGGTGATATCATGAGTGATTTACAAACACGAAGGGCCATTATTATGGGTATGGATTCCGACGGCCATTATCAAAAAATAAAAGCTCGCGTTCCACTTTCAGAAATGCATAATTATTCTTCAACCTTAAGATCATTAACTCAGGGTAAAGCTAAATTTTCAATGCGGATGAATGAATATTCACCGGTTTCTCCTGATATTCAACAAAAACTGCTTCACGAATACCAAGAACAGAATAAAGAAAATGAAATAGGGCATTAA
- a CDS encoding redoxin domain-containing protein, protein MNLKLIILSVLLVSQTMMAQTDSCHIQFKVDGMKEGKVKIIGVFADQNYIADSTLITGNEGRFEIKRLHPLKPGYFYVILPDFTNFHMIIDKDQHFSMTTSTKDLIFNMHIQGSRDNELLYQSLTLQLRHEEIQDSCKKVLEQHPNNEGISKSIDSVYNNLNTAWKLHLSDLAKHDPNLFFTKYKLAGQNPDASAYKKAKNDEEKSQQLEQFRSAFWDNVDLNDARLLYTPVIVNKLKRFITELTPQHPDSIIRQADIIIKKSMVNKEMFQFISSWIVLKYQPTKTAVMGGESVFVHIINTYFTKELAYWYNEKDLADIRKKAWEMEASLLFKIGPDVISTDPNGNKKSIYELQSDYTIVFMYDTKCEHCQAETPLLREFYKKWKSKGVEVYAIAINAKDDEWKKFISDYQIHDWINVSDPTNRSIYAKYFVDITPELYVLNKDHKIIGKNLKVEQIPMVIEMDKTKKQ, encoded by the coding sequence ATGAACTTAAAGCTTATTATTTTATCGGTTTTGTTGGTTAGCCAGACCATGATGGCTCAAACAGATAGCTGCCATATCCAATTTAAAGTGGATGGCATGAAGGAAGGAAAAGTTAAAATCATTGGCGTGTTTGCTGATCAAAATTATATTGCAGATTCTACTTTGATAACAGGCAATGAGGGTCGATTTGAAATCAAAAGACTTCATCCCTTGAAACCCGGATATTTCTATGTCATACTTCCGGATTTTACGAATTTTCATATGATCATAGATAAAGATCAGCATTTTTCAATGACCACATCTACCAAGGATTTGATATTTAATATGCACATTCAAGGATCCAGGGATAATGAGTTACTCTATCAATCGTTGACCTTACAATTAAGACATGAGGAAATTCAGGATTCTTGTAAAAAAGTGTTGGAACAACATCCTAATAATGAAGGTATTTCAAAATCTATAGATAGTGTCTATAATAACTTGAATACAGCATGGAAATTACACTTAAGCGATTTAGCTAAACATGATCCGAATCTTTTTTTTACAAAATATAAATTAGCCGGACAAAATCCCGACGCAAGCGCTTACAAAAAAGCAAAAAATGACGAAGAAAAAAGCCAACAACTGGAACAATTTAGAAGTGCGTTTTGGGATAATGTAGACCTAAATGATGCTCGCCTTTTGTATACCCCTGTGATTGTAAATAAATTAAAACGATTTATTACCGAGTTAACCCCTCAACATCCGGATTCAATCATAAGACAAGCAGATATCATTATCAAAAAATCAATGGTCAATAAAGAAATGTTCCAATTCATTAGTAGTTGGATCGTGTTAAAATATCAACCCACAAAGACTGCCGTCATGGGCGGAGAGTCCGTTTTTGTGCATATTATTAATACTTACTTTACCAAAGAACTAGCTTATTGGTATAACGAAAAAGATCTAGCGGATATTCGGAAAAAAGCCTGGGAAATGGAAGCAAGCCTTTTATTTAAAATAGGTCCTGACGTGATCTCCACGGATCCTAATGGAAATAAAAAATCCATTTATGAACTCCAATCTGACTACACTATAGTATTCATGTATGACACAAAATGTGAACATTGCCAAGCCGAAACGCCTTTACTGAGGGAATTTTATAAAAAATGGAAATCAAAAGGTGTAGAAGTGTATGCTATCGCCATTAATGCTAAAGATGATGAATGGAAAAAATTTATCAGTGATTATCAAATTCATGATTGGATCAATGTTTCTGACCCCACCAACAGATCTATCTATGCCAAATATTTCGTTGACATAACCCCTGAATTGTATGTCCTCAATAAAGATCACAAGATCATTGGTAAAAATTTAAAAGTGGAACAAATTCCAATGGTTATTGAAATGGATAAAACTAAAAAACAATAA
- a CDS encoding S41 family peptidase: MKKNYKSALIGLGLLFIVGAGFTYDKYFEIAKNIEIFANVYKEINANYVDETDPSKLMKAGIDAMLNTLDPFTNYISEVQIENYRLAIEGKYNGIGARAKKIGDYVTITEVYKDYPAFKAGLQIGDQVLAVNGLDAKGKDSEDLYQIMRGMPKSEVQVTIMRPGSKEKLNLKLVRDEVNIPNVPYSGMVNENIGYIILNTFTENAGKNVQDAFKKLKAENPGLKGIIFDLRENGGGLLHEAVNVCNTFLPQGQLIASTRSKIRETDQSYKTNSNAVDEQIPLVILINKNSASASEIVSGTIQDLDRGVLIGQISYGKGLVQNTKDVGYNAKVKLTISKYYIPSGRCIQSSKYENGVKVHLPDSLRSAFKTRNGRVVYDGGGVDPDIEMKEADHPEIVQKILDQNMLFNYCTDYSLKNPPPADPKTYRFNEVEDFINYLKKNQFDDLSPLELKLKELETEAQKSKTKELDQEIATIKKDLNEKQWLDIEEHKELLRNLIEEELTGRVFYEGGRLLCRLQHDPLVKEAISVLNNTDRYQSILKGSKSK, translated from the coding sequence ATGAAGAAGAATTATAAAAGTGCATTGATTGGTTTAGGCTTATTGTTTATTGTCGGCGCAGGTTTTACTTACGATAAATATTTTGAAATAGCTAAGAATATCGAGATATTCGCTAATGTATATAAAGAAATTAATGCCAATTATGTGGATGAGACGGATCCATCCAAATTAATGAAAGCAGGAATTGATGCCATGTTAAATACCCTCGATCCATTTACCAATTATATTTCAGAAGTTCAAATTGAGAATTATCGTTTGGCTATAGAAGGTAAATACAATGGTATTGGCGCCAGGGCCAAGAAAATTGGTGATTATGTTACTATAACTGAAGTGTATAAGGACTACCCGGCATTTAAAGCAGGTTTGCAGATAGGAGATCAGGTTTTAGCTGTCAATGGTCTGGATGCGAAAGGCAAGGATAGTGAAGATCTGTACCAGATCATGCGGGGAATGCCCAAAAGTGAGGTGCAAGTGACCATCATGAGACCTGGATCCAAAGAAAAGCTAAACTTGAAATTGGTGAGGGATGAAGTCAATATACCTAATGTGCCCTATTCAGGAATGGTCAATGAAAATATTGGGTACATCATTCTCAATACATTCACCGAAAATGCCGGAAAAAACGTTCAGGATGCCTTCAAAAAATTAAAAGCCGAAAATCCTGGTTTAAAGGGAATCATCTTTGATTTGAGAGAGAATGGTGGCGGATTGCTACATGAGGCAGTAAATGTTTGCAATACTTTCTTACCGCAGGGACAATTAATAGCCAGTACGAGAAGTAAGATTAGGGAAACGGATCAAAGTTACAAGACTAATTCCAATGCAGTAGATGAACAAATCCCACTGGTTATCCTAATCAACAAGAATTCAGCCTCTGCATCAGAGATCGTAAGCGGAACCATACAAGATTTGGATAGGGGTGTACTTATAGGTCAGATATCATACGGCAAGGGTTTGGTTCAAAACACCAAAGACGTAGGTTATAACGCTAAGGTTAAATTAACCATTTCTAAGTATTACATTCCATCCGGCCGGTGCATTCAGAGTTCAAAATACGAAAATGGGGTTAAAGTTCATCTCCCGGATTCATTAAGGTCCGCTTTTAAGACACGCAATGGACGGGTCGTATATGATGGAGGTGGTGTAGATCCAGATATAGAAATGAAGGAAGCCGATCATCCTGAGATTGTCCAAAAGATACTAGATCAGAACATGCTGTTTAACTATTGTACGGACTATAGTTTGAAAAATCCTCCACCGGCTGATCCAAAGACTTATCGATTTAATGAGGTAGAAGATTTTATTAATTACCTGAAGAAAAATCAATTTGATGATTTATCTCCCCTGGAATTGAAATTAAAAGAACTGGAAACAGAAGCCCAAAAATCAAAAACTAAGGAATTAGACCAGGAGATAGCAACCATCAAAAAGGATCTTAATGAGAAACAATGGCTAGACATTGAAGAGCATAAGGAATTATTGAGAAATTTAATAGAAGAAGAGTTGACAGGAAGGGTGTTTTATGAAGGAGGACGACTGTTATGTCGACTACAGCACGATCCACTTGTAAAGGAAGCCATTAGTGTGCTTAATAACACAGATCGATACCAATCCATACTAAAAGGATCTAAGAGCAAATAG
- the tsaB gene encoding tRNA (adenosine(37)-N6)-threonylcarbamoyltransferase complex dimerization subunit type 1 TsaB, whose amino-acid sequence MPYLLHIETSTHVCSVAISDNEQILGCKETYDGDHVKHLNPLIRGVLEETQLNIQQLSGVSISNGPGSYTSLRAGMAAAKGICFALDIPLFQISTLEALHYGGRVRMEIPELKHYIPMLDARRENVYLGLYTKLGEMMIQPQLFNIQEDIFSMVQILATDTLIVGNGAQKWFGKHPETQARVLDIQCSATFLAIPAFNLYRQGSSSDLNSCIPDYMKDPNITTPKAKQS is encoded by the coding sequence ATGCCTTATTTATTGCACATAGAGACCTCAACCCATGTATGTTCTGTTGCAATATCGGATAATGAACAGATTTTAGGGTGCAAGGAGACATACGATGGCGACCATGTAAAACATTTGAACCCATTGATCAGAGGTGTTTTAGAGGAGACCCAATTGAATATCCAGCAATTATCAGGGGTGTCCATCAGTAATGGCCCGGGATCCTATACCTCATTAAGGGCTGGAATGGCTGCTGCAAAAGGAATTTGTTTTGCATTAGATATTCCTTTATTTCAGATTTCAACACTTGAAGCTTTGCACTATGGAGGTCGGGTAAGGATGGAAATCCCAGAATTGAAGCATTATATACCCATGTTGGATGCCAGAAGGGAAAATGTTTATTTGGGTCTGTACACTAAGCTGGGTGAGATGATGATACAGCCGCAGCTATTTAACATACAGGAGGATATCTTTTCGATGGTCCAAATATTAGCTACAGACACGTTGATTGTTGGAAATGGCGCACAGAAATGGTTTGGCAAGCATCCTGAGACCCAAGCCAGGGTATTAGATATTCAGTGTTCAGCTACTTTTTTAGCCATTCCTGCGTTTAACTTATACAGACAGGGGAGCAGCTCAGATTTAAATAGCTGTATTCCGGATTATATGAAAGATCCAAATATTACCACTCCTAAAGCAAAACAAAGCTAA
- a CDS encoding helix-turn-helix transcriptional regulator has protein sequence MRNKKNETITLKKGGKDIQLDYADLRKAVLVLRAVNHKLRQRVIDLLEENDKMTVTDIYIKLRLEQSVASQHLAILRRAGVVATERQGKFIYYSLDRDRLNQISKLVEELAG, from the coding sequence ATGAGGAATAAAAAAAACGAAACGATTACGCTCAAGAAAGGGGGCAAAGACATTCAGCTCGATTATGCCGACTTAAGAAAGGCCGTATTGGTCCTTCGCGCCGTCAACCATAAGTTACGACAAAGGGTCATTGATTTATTAGAAGAAAATGATAAGATGACGGTTACAGACATCTACATTAAATTGAGATTAGAGCAATCTGTCGCATCACAACACCTTGCTATTTTACGCAGAGCTGGCGTAGTGGCAACTGAACGACAAGGTAAGTTCATCTACTATTCACTAGATCGTGACCGTTTGAACCAAATTTCCAAGTTAGTTGAAGAACTAGCAGGTTAA
- a CDS encoding helix-turn-helix transcriptional regulator: MKKTKVSFNAVKLDYSCELMRALAHPLRLQILEFIDKQGVVNVNKIYNALKIEQSVTSQHLSILKLSGVLQSEKVGKYVHCKINYEVVHRAEVAVRNFLGKNKKSA; encoded by the coding sequence ATGAAAAAAACTAAGGTATCGTTTAATGCGGTAAAGCTCGACTATTCGTGTGAGCTTATGAGGGCTTTGGCTCATCCTCTCCGCCTGCAAATTTTGGAATTTATTGACAAACAAGGTGTTGTCAATGTAAACAAGATTTACAATGCACTCAAAATTGAACAATCTGTGACGTCACAGCATTTGAGCATTTTAAAGCTTTCTGGAGTACTCCAGTCAGAAAAAGTAGGTAAATATGTACATTGTAAGATTAATTACGAGGTAGTACATCGTGCGGAGGTTGCAGTTAGAAACTTTTTGGGAAAGAATAAAAAATCAGCTTAA
- a CDS encoding lipoprotein signal peptidase, with amino-acid sequence MKQKIYLLVSLGIILSILIIDQSSKIWVKTHMHQGEEFLLFGLNWARIHFVENEGMAFGLSLGGATGKLVLSVFRILAVGFLFYLLHKMIKSKDRVALIISFSLILAGAIGNILDSAFYGMIFSASPFHGGQAVLFPPEGGYAPFLMGSVVDMLYFPMFEGAFPQWVPVYGGESFEFFRPVFNIADSSIFSGICLFFINYRSHHSHELGMTRENNVEIQADSETGKTPESNDSGAIQ; translated from the coding sequence ATGAAGCAAAAAATCTACCTACTCGTAAGTCTGGGAATCATACTTTCGATTTTAATTATTGATCAAAGTTCCAAAATTTGGGTCAAGACACATATGCATCAAGGAGAAGAATTTCTTCTTTTTGGTCTCAATTGGGCAAGAATACATTTTGTCGAAAATGAAGGCATGGCCTTTGGTCTAAGTCTGGGTGGAGCCACCGGAAAACTAGTTTTAAGCGTATTTAGAATTCTTGCCGTCGGGTTTTTATTTTATCTCCTCCACAAAATGATTAAATCAAAAGATCGTGTAGCTTTAATCATTTCATTTTCACTCATTTTAGCTGGAGCGATTGGAAATATTTTAGATAGTGCGTTTTATGGAATGATATTTTCTGCTTCCCCTTTTCATGGCGGTCAGGCAGTACTCTTCCCACCAGAAGGCGGTTATGCACCCTTTTTAATGGGTAGTGTAGTGGATATGCTCTATTTTCCAATGTTTGAAGGTGCGTTCCCTCAATGGGTCCCTGTTTATGGAGGCGAATCGTTTGAATTTTTTAGACCTGTATTTAATATTGCCGATTCTTCGATTTTCTCTGGAATTTGCTTATTCTTTATTAATTACAGAAGCCATCATTCGCATGAATTGGGAATGACTAGAGAAAATAATGTTGAAATACAAGCTGATTCTGAAACGGGAAAAACTCCTGAATCTAATGATTCAGGAGCAATTCAATAA